The Deinococcus metalli genome window below encodes:
- the sufU gene encoding Fe-S cluster assembly sulfur transfer protein SufU, whose protein sequence is MSTLENLYKQVILDHSRRPRHYGELPDATHREAGHNPSCGDRVQLMLRVDGDVIADARFTGKGCAISQASASLMTGALRGKTLAQAAELEHAFLHMLRTGEADGALGDLAALQGVHTLHTRVKCAALPWQTLDVLLESAATAP, encoded by the coding sequence ATGAGCACACTCGAGAACCTCTACAAGCAGGTGATCCTTGACCACTCGCGCCGGCCGCGGCACTACGGCGAGCTGCCGGACGCGACCCACCGCGAGGCCGGGCACAACCCCAGTTGCGGCGACCGGGTGCAGCTGATGCTGCGCGTGGATGGGGACGTGATCGCGGACGCGCGCTTCACCGGGAAGGGCTGCGCCATCTCGCAGGCCAGCGCCAGCCTGATGACGGGCGCCCTGCGGGGCAAGACGCTGGCGCAGGCGGCCGAGCTGGAGCACGCGTTCCTGCACATGCTCCGCACGGGCGAGGCCGACGGCGCCCTGGGGGACCTGGCGGCGCTCCAGGGCGTCCATACGCTGCACACGCGCGTGAAGTGCGCGGCACTCCCGTGGCAGACGCTGGACGTGCTGCTGGAGAGCGCAGCGACGGCTCCCTGA
- a CDS encoding LacI family DNA-binding transcriptional regulator gives MPSIQDVAKLANVSTATASRALSRPDMVAAGTRERVVQAAQELGYQPNVLARSLRQKETRTIGLIVADILNPFHALIAKGAQDAADRHGYTVFLFNSDEEPAKELRAMETLRGHLPTGLIVAPTSGTRAHLRTLPNLPVVELDRVSGHPGTTTVTVDNVGGAMAATQHLIELGHRRIGMIVGQQDISTAIDRHDGYRAALKRAHLNYDSALVLPGHHREDDGYRAARHLLTLPEPERPTALFVGNNEMTVGAVLAARELNLDIPHDVSIVGFDDSRWAQTMSPPLTVIAQPAYDLGRLACEHLIGQLGVAHPATPVRVQLQTELVIRNSTGPPHTADHAKRSSRPSLGPSPHSR, from the coding sequence ATGCCCAGTATCCAGGACGTCGCCAAACTCGCCAACGTGTCCACCGCCACCGCGTCACGCGCGCTGAGCCGGCCGGACATGGTGGCGGCCGGCACGCGCGAACGGGTCGTGCAGGCCGCGCAGGAACTCGGGTACCAGCCGAACGTGCTGGCCCGCAGCCTGCGGCAGAAAGAGACCCGCACCATCGGCCTGATCGTCGCGGACATCCTCAACCCCTTCCACGCGCTAATCGCCAAGGGCGCGCAGGACGCCGCGGACCGCCACGGCTACACGGTGTTCCTGTTCAACAGCGACGAGGAACCGGCCAAGGAACTGCGCGCCATGGAGACCCTGCGCGGCCACCTGCCCACCGGCCTGATCGTGGCGCCCACCAGCGGCACCCGCGCGCACCTGCGCACCCTGCCGAACCTGCCGGTCGTGGAACTCGACCGCGTGAGTGGCCACCCCGGCACCACCACCGTGACCGTGGACAACGTGGGCGGCGCCATGGCCGCCACGCAGCACCTGATCGAACTCGGGCACCGCCGCATCGGCATGATCGTGGGGCAGCAGGACATCAGCACCGCCATCGACCGCCACGACGGCTACCGCGCCGCGCTGAAACGCGCCCACCTGAACTACGACTCTGCCCTGGTCCTGCCCGGCCACCACCGTGAGGACGACGGCTACCGCGCCGCCCGCCACCTGCTGACCCTGCCCGAGCCGGAGCGCCCCACCGCGCTGTTCGTCGGCAACAACGAGATGACGGTCGGGGCCGTGCTGGCTGCCCGCGAACTGAACCTCGACATTCCCCACGACGTCTCGATCGTCGGCTTCGACGACTCGCGCTGGGCGCAGACGATGTCCCCTCCCCTGACGGTGATCGCACAGCCCGCGTACGACCTGGGCCGCCTCGCGTGCGAGCACCTGATCGGCCAGCTGGGCGTGGCCCACCCCGCCACACCCGTGCGCGTACAGCTCCAGACCGAACTCGTGATCCGCAATTCCACCGGTCCGCCCCACACGGCCGACCATGCCAAGCGCTCCTCCCGTCCATCCCTCGGCCCCTCGCCCCACTCACGTTAA
- a CDS encoding sugar ABC transporter substrate-binding protein, translating into MQKAKVFAATATLALTAAAVVTSALAQGSQPIIGLITKTDTNPFFVKMKEGAQKEATRLGAKLMTGAGKSDGDNAGQVTAIENMVAAGAKTILITPSDSKAIVPAIAKARAAGVMVIALDSPTEPASAVDALFATNNYNAGLLIGQWAKKTMGSKKAVIATLDLFPGQPVGIARHNGFLEGFGVAGVTSKSMSQVNTSVACAQDSFGDQAKGQTAMENCLQKNPDINLVYTINEPAAAGAYQALKAAGKEKDVLIVSVDGGCAGVRNVEAGVIGATSQQYPLKMASMGVAAGVNYAKTGKKVSGYTDTGVNLITNKPAAGVKSQTGKYGLANCWGQ; encoded by the coding sequence ATGCAAAAAGCCAAAGTGTTCGCCGCCACCGCCACCCTCGCCCTGACCGCCGCCGCGGTCGTCACCAGCGCCCTGGCCCAGGGCTCGCAGCCCATCATCGGCCTGATCACCAAGACCGATACCAACCCCTTCTTCGTGAAGATGAAAGAGGGCGCGCAGAAGGAAGCGACCCGCCTGGGCGCCAAGCTGATGACCGGCGCCGGCAAGAGCGACGGCGACAACGCCGGCCAGGTCACCGCCATCGAGAACATGGTCGCGGCGGGCGCCAAGACCATCCTGATCACGCCCAGCGACTCCAAGGCCATCGTGCCGGCCATCGCCAAGGCCCGCGCCGCCGGCGTGATGGTGATCGCGCTGGACTCCCCCACCGAGCCCGCCAGCGCCGTGGACGCCCTGTTCGCCACCAACAACTACAACGCCGGCCTGCTGATCGGCCAGTGGGCGAAGAAGACCATGGGCAGCAAGAAGGCCGTCATCGCCACCCTCGACCTGTTCCCCGGCCAGCCGGTGGGCATCGCGCGCCACAACGGCTTCCTGGAGGGCTTCGGCGTGGCCGGCGTGACCTCCAAGAGCATGAGCCAGGTGAACACCAGCGTCGCGTGCGCCCAGGACTCCTTCGGTGACCAGGCCAAGGGCCAGACCGCCATGGAGAACTGCCTCCAGAAGAACCCGGACATCAACCTCGTGTACACCATCAACGAGCCCGCCGCCGCCGGCGCGTACCAGGCGCTCAAGGCCGCCGGCAAGGAAAAGGACGTGCTGATCGTCTCGGTGGACGGCGGCTGCGCCGGCGTGCGCAACGTGGAGGCCGGCGTGATCGGCGCGACCAGCCAGCAGTATCCGCTGAAGATGGCCTCCATGGGCGTCGCGGCGGGCGTCAACTACGCCAAGACCGGCAAGAAGGTCAGCGGCTACACCGACACCGGCGTGAACCTGATCACCAACAAGCCCGCCGCCGGCGTCAAGAGCCAGACCGG